Proteins from a single region of Pseudomonas ekonensis:
- a CDS encoding GNAT family N-acetyltransferase gives MRIIQATLEHLDLLTPLFVKYREFYGSLPYPDSSRAFLEKRLRRKESVIYLALADDDDRKLMGFCQLYPSFSSLSLKRVWILNDIYVAEDARRQLVADNLIRTAKKMAKDTQAVRMRVSTSSNNEVAQKTYESIGFKEDTEFKNYVLPISDEL, from the coding sequence ATGCGGATTATCCAAGCGACCCTCGAACACCTGGATCTGCTGACCCCGTTGTTCGTCAAATACCGCGAGTTCTACGGCTCGCTGCCTTATCCGGACTCGTCCCGGGCCTTCCTGGAAAAGCGCCTGCGGCGCAAGGAGTCGGTGATCTACCTGGCCCTGGCCGATGACGACGACCGCAAACTGATGGGCTTCTGCCAGCTCTACCCGAGCTTCTCTTCGCTGTCGCTCAAGCGCGTGTGGATCCTCAACGACATCTACGTCGCCGAAGACGCCCGCCGGCAACTGGTGGCCGACAACCTGATCCGCACGGCCAAGAAAATGGCCAAGGACACCCAGGCCGTGCGCATGCGCGTGTCCACCAGCAGCAACAACGAAGTGGCGCAGAAAACCTACGAGTCCATCGGCTTCAAGGAAGACACCGAGTTCAAGAACTACGTGCTGCCGATCAGCGACGAGCTCTGA
- a CDS encoding MAE_28990/MAE_18760 family HEPN-like nuclease, which yields MTICSFVRDGFNQRLGEARELFARIKLEEPQEGLPSPPTALSLTLRGMVYVSLYGTLEYTITQGVQCFINHLSGLSVSTKHLEHSLNSIAMNSQLTSVRDSGEKKKWEARRALFSAMESQDACVIPDTVFGTFLHNVYPKTVLEIFLCLGIEKPATANESEVGYFKEITEKRNAVAHGRESASEAGSGLTIQDVELRMNVVYSVCSYFLDVIEEHALELKFVKPRYRSNYRN from the coding sequence ATGACGATATGTAGCTTTGTTCGGGACGGCTTTAACCAAAGACTTGGAGAAGCACGCGAGCTGTTTGCTAGGATAAAGCTAGAAGAGCCTCAAGAAGGCCTGCCAAGCCCGCCAACAGCTTTGTCGCTAACTTTGCGAGGCATGGTATACGTTTCGTTGTACGGTACGCTTGAGTACACTATCACCCAAGGAGTGCAATGCTTTATTAACCATTTATCCGGGCTGAGTGTTAGTACAAAACATCTAGAGCACTCGCTAAATTCCATTGCCATGAATTCTCAATTAACATCAGTGCGTGATAGCGGGGAGAAGAAGAAGTGGGAAGCGAGGAGGGCTCTTTTCAGTGCAATGGAGTCTCAGGATGCCTGTGTGATCCCGGATACTGTATTTGGTACTTTTCTGCACAACGTTTATCCCAAGACAGTATTGGAAATATTTTTGTGCTTGGGTATTGAAAAGCCTGCAACCGCAAATGAAAGTGAGGTTGGATATTTCAAGGAGATAACAGAAAAGCGCAATGCTGTAGCGCACGGGCGTGAGTCTGCAAGCGAAGCCGGAAGTGGCCTCACTATTCAGGATGTAGAATTGAGAATGAACGTCGTATACAGCGTATGTTCTTATTTTTTGGATGTAATTGAAGAGCATGCGTTAGAGCTAAAATTTGTGAAGCCTCGATATAGATCTAACTATCGAAATTGA
- a CDS encoding helix-turn-helix transcriptional regulator, whose amino-acid sequence MPIVNGSDRVLRLKQVQERTGLGRSTIYDRLNPRSSRFDDSFPRPFKLGLSAVGWLESSVDEWIALRASEVVLYQEQH is encoded by the coding sequence ATGCCAATTGTTAACGGTTCAGATCGCGTCTTACGTTTGAAGCAAGTCCAAGAAAGGACAGGGCTGGGACGCTCTACGATTTATGACCGTCTAAATCCACGTTCGTCTAGGTTTGATGATTCGTTTCCTAGGCCTTTTAAGCTCGGCTTATCAGCAGTGGGTTGGCTCGAAAGTAGCGTGGATGAATGGATTGCATTGCGAGCGTCCGAGGTCGTTCTTTATCAGGAACAACACTAA
- a CDS encoding DarT ssDNA thymidine ADP-ribosyltransferase family protein, protein MSEIRNIKEQKLLYHLTSVENLDGIFKEGLKPRASLSGFNDVADPDILKKRQALQLEHYVPFHWFAGNPFDGSVQRNRPFTQFVLITVYRSTAKKNGWKVIPRHPLAGDSIDLLDYDQGFESIDWDIMNSREYHDSHCKSICMAECLAPGVVKPADFFKIFTPNDEVDALCAAKMRAAGVNVLTGVNQRMFYQ, encoded by the coding sequence ATGTCGGAAATCAGAAACATCAAGGAACAGAAACTTCTCTACCATCTCACTTCGGTTGAAAACCTGGATGGCATTTTCAAGGAAGGCTTGAAACCACGCGCCAGCCTTTCGGGATTCAATGATGTGGCAGATCCCGACATCCTCAAGAAGCGACAAGCTTTGCAGTTGGAACACTACGTCCCCTTTCACTGGTTTGCAGGAAACCCATTCGACGGAAGTGTGCAACGTAACAGGCCTTTCACCCAGTTTGTGCTGATCACGGTCTATCGATCCACGGCAAAGAAAAACGGTTGGAAAGTCATTCCTCGTCACCCACTGGCGGGAGACTCGATAGATTTGCTCGACTATGACCAAGGCTTTGAAAGCATCGATTGGGATATCATGAACAGTCGCGAATATCATGATTCACATTGTAAAAGCATCTGCATGGCCGAATGTCTTGCCCCAGGGGTCGTGAAGCCTGCTGACTTCTTCAAGATCTTCACGCCCAACGACGAAGTCGATGCGCTCTGCGCAGCTAAAATGCGGGCCGCCGGTGTTAATGTACTCACCGGCGTCAATCAGAGAATGTTTTATCAATGA
- a CDS encoding DNA methylase yields MNRISLPYPEITNPKRHLDSSEAESRRLFPYYAGFSAAFVESTLATIELSKEAVILDPWNGSGTTTSTAFQKGFTAIGSDLNPAMILVAKAGFVSKLDIDSLVPLSHSIVDNMSFLSEPLIHEPLSNWFSDKSARLLREIETRINQTLVSHSTYLSLDNAESLEKLTPLASFFYLALFRVTRRLTQEFVASNPTWIKVPKDDSSKKQLTGTQAISLFLKEVETLRDQHHFISSSDFDTKRIKLKLSNAENLPLEKASVDAVITSPPYCTRIDYAVATYVELAVLRIGGERFSQLRRSLTGSSTVGKTSGEIKHEWGNECSAFLNALMNHPSKASSTYYLKNHVQYFESLYKSLSETSRVLKPSAPCVLVVQNSYYKEIRNDIAKIICQMSESLSLKPTHRADFNATRSMVDLNKNSKKYIGKRSTIESVLFFEKAL; encoded by the coding sequence GTGAATAGAATTTCTCTTCCATACCCTGAGATCACTAATCCAAAGCGCCATTTGGACTCTTCTGAAGCAGAAAGTAGACGGCTGTTTCCTTACTACGCTGGTTTTTCGGCTGCGTTTGTAGAGAGCACATTAGCCACTATTGAGTTGTCAAAAGAGGCTGTCATTCTAGACCCATGGAATGGTAGCGGTACTACTACATCTACAGCATTCCAGAAGGGCTTTACTGCGATAGGGTCGGACTTGAATCCTGCGATGATTTTGGTCGCTAAAGCGGGATTCGTCTCTAAGCTTGATATAGACAGCCTCGTGCCCCTGTCTCATTCTATCGTTGATAACATGAGCTTCTTGTCGGAGCCATTAATTCATGAGCCGCTTAGTAACTGGTTCAGTGATAAATCCGCACGATTGCTTAGAGAAATCGAAACGAGAATAAATCAAACATTGGTTTCGCACTCGACCTATCTATCATTAGACAATGCTGAGTCGTTAGAAAAACTAACACCCTTAGCATCGTTTTTCTACCTTGCTCTTTTCAGGGTTACCCGACGCCTGACACAGGAATTTGTTGCCTCTAATCCAACCTGGATTAAGGTTCCAAAAGATGACTCTAGCAAGAAACAATTAACAGGCACGCAAGCCATCAGTCTTTTCCTAAAAGAGGTTGAGACCCTGCGTGACCAGCATCACTTCATAAGCTCAAGTGACTTTGACACAAAGCGTATAAAGCTGAAGCTTTCCAACGCAGAGAACCTTCCCCTTGAGAAGGCTAGCGTAGATGCGGTTATTACATCACCGCCTTATTGCACGCGAATAGATTATGCAGTTGCCACTTATGTCGAGCTTGCAGTCCTGCGTATTGGCGGAGAAAGATTTTCACAACTGCGCCGCTCACTGACAGGAAGCTCTACAGTTGGAAAGACCAGCGGGGAAATTAAGCACGAATGGGGTAATGAATGTTCTGCCTTTCTGAATGCATTGATGAATCATCCATCCAAAGCTTCAAGCACTTATTATCTTAAAAACCATGTACAGTATTTTGAATCGCTTTACAAGTCACTCAGCGAGACTAGCAGAGTTTTGAAGCCCTCTGCCCCGTGCGTTCTTGTCGTACAGAATTCTTATTATAAAGAAATCAGGAATGACATAGCAAAGATCATTTGCCAAATGTCCGAGAGCTTATCACTCAAACCTACGCACCGAGCGGATTTTAACGCAACCCGCTCAATGGTAGATTTGAATAAAAACTCAAAAAAATATATTGGAAAGCGTTCCACCATCGAGAGTGTTCTTTTTTTTGAAAAGGCACTTTGA
- a CDS encoding S24 family peptidase, which produces MRKNTSGPRFKALLEAANITTTGFARFWGTEAQNIHNWYTRGVPAYRMEEVARLLSVNSDWLKTGEGPKDATRVRSPDAGDAFDAQAVRGVYAVVDHQDIALPVYKEVPTAAGSGKTHVIRDPDQTLRLPRSHLDALEIKHADAICAHMVGNSMAEKIEDGSALAIDRSLTQVVDGEIYAIEHDGMLRIKYLHRMPGNALRLRSHNSAQYPDEIFRAAQIEEQRIHVLGWVFWWSTLNKRRPVVPFL; this is translated from the coding sequence ATGAGAAAGAACACTAGCGGTCCACGATTCAAGGCACTCCTGGAAGCTGCGAACATCACCACCACGGGATTCGCCAGGTTCTGGGGCACGGAAGCCCAAAACATCCATAACTGGTACACCCGCGGCGTACCGGCCTACCGCATGGAAGAAGTCGCGCGCCTGCTGTCGGTCAACAGCGACTGGCTCAAGACCGGCGAAGGCCCGAAGGACGCCACCCGCGTGCGCTCGCCCGACGCCGGCGACGCCTTCGACGCCCAGGCCGTGCGCGGCGTCTATGCCGTGGTCGACCACCAGGACATCGCCCTGCCCGTCTACAAGGAAGTCCCCACCGCCGCCGGCTCCGGCAAGACCCACGTCATCCGCGACCCGGACCAGACCCTCCGCCTGCCCCGCAGCCACCTCGACGCCCTGGAGATCAAGCACGCCGACGCCATCTGCGCCCACATGGTCGGCAACAGCATGGCCGAGAAGATCGAAGACGGCTCCGCCCTCGCCATCGACCGCAGCCTCACCCAGGTGGTGGACGGCGAAATCTACGCCATCGAGCACGACGGCATGCTGCGCATCAAGTACCTGCACCGCATGCCCGGCAACGCCCTGCGCCTGCGCAGCCACAACAGCGCCCAGTACCCGGACGAAATCTTCCGCGCCGCCCAGATCGAAGAGCAGCGGATCCACGTGCTGGGCTGGGTGTTCTGGTGGTCGACCCTGAACAAACGCCGGCCGGTGGTGCCGTTCCTCTGA
- the ppa gene encoding inorganic diphosphatase has translation MSYSKIPAGKDLPNDIYVAIEIPANHAPIKYEIDKDSDCLFVDRFMATPMFYPANYGYIPNTLADDGDPLDVLVVTPYPVAPGSVIRARPVGILNMTDDGGGDAKVVAVPHDKLSQLYVDVKEYTDLPPLLIQQIEHFFANYKDLEKGKWVKIEGWDGADAARAAITKSVAAYKG, from the coding sequence ATGAGCTACAGCAAGATCCCGGCTGGCAAAGACCTGCCGAACGACATCTACGTCGCGATCGAGATCCCGGCCAACCACGCGCCGATCAAATACGAAATCGACAAAGACAGCGACTGCCTGTTCGTTGACCGTTTCATGGCCACCCCGATGTTCTACCCGGCCAACTACGGTTACATCCCGAACACCCTGGCCGACGACGGCGATCCCCTGGACGTGCTGGTCGTGACCCCTTACCCGGTCGCCCCGGGTTCGGTGATCCGCGCCCGTCCGGTCGGCATCCTGAACATGACCGACGACGGCGGCGGCGACGCCAAGGTCGTTGCCGTTCCTCACGACAAGCTGTCCCAGCTGTACGTTGACGTGAAGGAATACACCGACCTGCCGCCGCTGCTGATCCAGCAGATCGAGCACTTCTTCGCGAACTACAAGGATCTCGAGAAGGGCAAGTGGGTCAAGATCGAAGGCTGGGACGGCGCCGACGCCGCCCGCGCCGCGATCACCAAGTCGGTGGCCGCCTACAAGGGCTAA
- a CDS encoding GmrSD restriction endonuclease domain-containing protein — translation MPLTSKQISQIQSQLESKRKTVSFDSYDLSVRQILDMVESDAIFVPPEYQRQFIWEPERQSVLIESVFLGIPVPSLFMATNPDSTWEVVDGVQRLGSLSHFVGTAALLERIKRDSPLVIKGVDKLNHLDGVKFDDLPKSIQLHFLTRPVRVTVLNDRSDLAVRFDLFERLNTGGVSLTAQEIRNCVYRGPFNEDIKALASLDTFRSVVKVKDSKGANGTYEELVLRFFAYLDGYDKFNHLVKDFLNDYMNKRRNVKVTAAEKAVFEQTMDLLHAAFPNGISRGRTVTPVNLYEAFAVGVALALRQGTAVDSNKLPPLIDDKTLKTYTGAGSNQRKYVVGRIEFVRDAL, via the coding sequence GTGCCGCTTACGTCAAAGCAAATTAGTCAAATTCAGAGTCAGTTAGAGAGCAAGCGCAAAACCGTATCTTTTGATAGTTATGATTTGTCGGTAAGACAAATCCTCGATATGGTTGAATCGGATGCCATTTTTGTACCGCCGGAGTATCAGCGTCAATTCATCTGGGAGCCTGAACGACAATCTGTTCTCATCGAGTCGGTATTCCTCGGTATACCTGTTCCTAGTCTTTTCATGGCCACTAATCCGGATTCCACTTGGGAGGTGGTTGATGGAGTACAGCGGCTGGGCTCATTAAGCCACTTCGTTGGCACGGCAGCACTGTTGGAAAGAATAAAACGAGATAGTCCGCTGGTCATTAAGGGTGTAGATAAACTCAATCATCTAGATGGGGTGAAATTTGACGACCTGCCGAAATCAATACAGCTTCACTTTTTGACAAGGCCAGTGCGGGTAACGGTTCTAAATGATCGAAGTGATCTAGCGGTAAGGTTCGACCTGTTTGAGCGTCTTAACACAGGAGGTGTTTCGCTAACGGCTCAAGAAATTCGAAACTGTGTCTATCGGGGGCCATTCAACGAAGATATAAAAGCTCTTGCTTCTCTGGACACGTTCCGCAGTGTAGTCAAGGTCAAAGACAGCAAAGGGGCGAATGGCACGTATGAAGAGCTGGTTTTGCGATTCTTCGCCTATCTGGATGGCTATGATAAGTTCAATCATCTCGTTAAAGACTTCCTTAACGATTACATGAACAAGCGTCGAAATGTGAAGGTAACTGCTGCTGAGAAGGCAGTTTTCGAGCAAACTATGGATTTACTTCACGCAGCGTTCCCTAACGGCATATCCCGAGGAAGAACGGTTACTCCAGTGAACCTTTATGAGGCTTTTGCTGTTGGTGTGGCTTTAGCCTTGCGTCAAGGAACGGCAGTTGACTCTAATAAGCTACCGCCTTTGATTGATGACAAAACGTTAAAAACGTATACGGGCGCTGGATCTAATCAGCGGAAGTATGTTGTGGGTCGAATTGAATTTGTGCGTGACGCGCTATGA
- a CDS encoding zinc-dependent peptidase: MWSLSAWRRRRILARHPIADDLWQRVRHQLSFLDGIGTDEDRWLREASVLFLEDKHLTALPGVELHQEQRLLLAVQAQLPLLHLGDLNWYRGFHEIILYPDDFLSPQRHRDAAGVEHEWDAEHSGEAWQHGPVIMAWPGVMASGGWEGYNLVIHELAHKLDMLNGDANGLPPLHADMRVKDWATVMQAAYDDLNRQLDRNPDAETAIDPYAAENPAEFFAVTSEYFFSAPDLLHESYPQVYAQLRLFYRQDPLGRLRQLQAHDPVYQAHD, from the coding sequence GTGTGGTCGCTCAGCGCCTGGCGACGCCGGCGCATCCTGGCCAGGCACCCGATTGCCGATGACCTTTGGCAACGGGTGCGCCATCAGCTGAGTTTCCTCGACGGCATCGGCACCGACGAAGACCGCTGGCTGCGCGAGGCCAGCGTGCTGTTCCTCGAGGACAAGCACCTCACCGCCCTGCCCGGCGTCGAACTGCACCAGGAACAGCGCCTGCTGCTCGCCGTCCAGGCCCAGTTGCCGCTGCTGCACCTGGGCGACCTGAACTGGTACCGGGGCTTCCACGAAATCATCCTCTACCCCGACGACTTCCTCAGCCCCCAGCGCCACCGCGACGCCGCCGGCGTGGAGCACGAGTGGGACGCCGAGCACAGCGGCGAAGCCTGGCAGCACGGGCCGGTGATCATGGCCTGGCCCGGCGTGATGGCCAGCGGCGGCTGGGAAGGCTACAACCTGGTCATCCACGAACTGGCGCACAAGCTCGACATGCTCAACGGCGACGCCAACGGCCTGCCGCCGCTGCACGCCGACATGCGGGTCAAGGACTGGGCGACGGTCATGCAGGCGGCCTACGACGACCTCAACCGCCAGCTCGACCGCAACCCCGACGCCGAAACCGCCATCGATCCCTACGCCGCCGAGAACCCGGCCGAGTTCTTTGCCGTCACCAGCGAGTACTTTTTCAGCGCCCCGGACCTGCTGCACGAGAGTTATCCACAGGTGTATGCGCAGCTGCGGCTTTTCTACCGCCAGGATCCGTTGGGCAGGCTGCGGCAACTTCAGGCGCACGACCCGGTCTATCAGGCTCACGACTGA
- a CDS encoding tyrosine-type recombinase/integrase — protein sequence MGKLNPKQVENLVEPGTYEDGEGLRLVVKITGRKSWVLRFQLAGRRREMGLGAYPTVSLKEARLDAAAKRRQLVDGIDPLHARDVERAALLEHQKASEAKRIKFETLAESYCEAHGSSWSDKWRKGWLRKLELYAFEHIGSLSADQVGTEEVLAVLKPIWSVKPRTADEVRGQIEQVLDAAKARGLRQGENPARWRGHLDSLLSRIEKRKARKREHFTAMRWQDIPPLMSTLQGIETSTSIAAQLLILTGARSHMVRFASWDEFDLQAGLWSLPGERMKMRKPFVIPIPEQVITLVKAVPKIESSRFLFPGHGKSGVMHANAIRNLLHSIGEKEITRHGFRSTFRDWANECTNHPREVCEIALAHDERDQTEGAYSRSDFLDKRRALMSEWATFSLSSITK from the coding sequence ATGGGAAAGCTAAATCCGAAGCAGGTCGAGAATCTGGTAGAGCCCGGTACGTATGAGGACGGCGAAGGCCTGCGACTGGTCGTGAAAATCACTGGGCGAAAATCTTGGGTTCTCAGATTCCAGCTTGCTGGCCGACGTAGAGAAATGGGGTTAGGGGCTTACCCCACGGTCAGCCTGAAAGAAGCGCGCTTGGACGCCGCTGCCAAACGACGCCAACTGGTGGACGGCATCGATCCCCTTCACGCCCGTGACGTGGAGCGGGCTGCTTTGCTCGAGCATCAGAAGGCCAGCGAAGCGAAGAGGATCAAGTTCGAAACGCTTGCCGAGAGCTACTGTGAAGCACATGGGAGTAGCTGGTCTGACAAGTGGCGAAAGGGCTGGCTCAGAAAGTTAGAACTCTATGCATTCGAGCACATAGGCTCCCTTTCAGCTGATCAAGTCGGAACTGAGGAAGTTCTGGCCGTCCTGAAACCGATCTGGTCGGTTAAGCCCCGGACAGCGGACGAGGTACGGGGCCAAATAGAGCAGGTATTGGATGCTGCAAAGGCCCGTGGGCTTCGCCAGGGTGAAAACCCGGCACGCTGGCGCGGTCACCTAGACAGCTTGCTGAGCCGAATCGAGAAAAGAAAAGCACGGAAACGAGAGCACTTCACGGCAATGCGCTGGCAAGACATACCTCCATTGATGTCAACGCTTCAGGGCATTGAAACGTCAACTTCAATCGCAGCACAGCTCCTCATCCTCACAGGCGCCCGATCGCACATGGTGCGATTCGCAAGCTGGGATGAGTTTGACCTACAGGCTGGGCTCTGGTCACTACCGGGCGAACGGATGAAGATGCGCAAGCCTTTTGTGATTCCAATACCCGAACAAGTGATCACGCTTGTCAAAGCAGTGCCTAAAATTGAAAGCAGTCGCTTCCTTTTTCCTGGCCATGGAAAATCTGGAGTGATGCATGCTAATGCTATTCGAAATCTGCTGCACAGCATCGGAGAAAAAGAAATAACGCGCCATGGTTTCCGATCAACATTTCGAGACTGGGCAAATGAATGCACGAATCATCCTAGAGAAGTATGCGAAATAGCATTAGCTCACGATGAGCGAGACCAAACCGAAGGTGCATATTCTCGATCAGACTTCCTTGACAAACGCAGAGCCTTGATGAGTGAGTGGGCTACATTTTCTCTGAGCAGTATCACGAAGTAA
- a CDS encoding inovirus-type Gp2 protein codes for MKGKRFGKDVCGYVWKLEYGPLQGWHYHFLLFLNGARHREDVSIAKELGDAWVEITQSKGCYFNCNARKEKYNKPALGVVSWRDFDKVQNLKMAAGYLAKSDLLIRPNLAGGERALGKGRMPKSHSGKGRPRL; via the coding sequence GTGAAGGGTAAACGCTTTGGTAAAGACGTTTGTGGATATGTCTGGAAGTTGGAGTATGGGCCGCTCCAGGGATGGCATTATCATTTCTTACTGTTCTTGAATGGGGCAAGGCATAGAGAAGATGTCTCGATAGCTAAGGAGCTTGGAGACGCGTGGGTGGAAATTACTCAAAGCAAAGGATGTTATTTTAACTGCAATGCTAGGAAGGAAAAATATAATAAGCCCGCCCTGGGGGTGGTTAGTTGGCGCGATTTTGACAAGGTTCAGAATCTTAAGATGGCGGCGGGCTATCTTGCAAAATCTGACCTGCTTATACGCCCTAATCTTGCTGGCGGCGAAAGGGCGTTAGGAAAGGGCCGGATGCCTAAAAGTCATTCTGGGAAAGGTCGGCCTAGACTGTGA
- the darT gene encoding type II toxin-antitoxin system toxin DNA ADP-ribosyl transferase DarT, whose product MNYTNLNPEKALIWRIVHRDNLPWILENGLHCSNSQTQAPQYVNIDNVDLIDKRRTRQVPIAPGGVLADYVPFYFTPFSVMMQNIHSGWSVQQRHNDEIVILVSSLYRIAELGLPFVFTNAHAYPGWTDYYSDLANLGQIDWSILQRRDFKRDPDDPRKMERYQAEALIHHHLPITGLLGIMCYSDAMKVRIEQDVAARSLTLPVHARPTWYFQ is encoded by the coding sequence ATGAACTACACCAACCTGAATCCAGAGAAAGCTCTGATTTGGCGTATCGTCCATCGCGACAACCTGCCCTGGATTCTGGAAAACGGTCTGCACTGCTCCAACTCGCAAACACAAGCACCGCAGTACGTGAACATCGACAACGTCGATCTGATCGACAAGCGCCGAACCCGTCAGGTGCCTATCGCGCCGGGAGGAGTGCTGGCCGACTACGTGCCCTTCTATTTCACCCCTTTCTCGGTGATGATGCAGAACATCCACTCGGGCTGGAGCGTTCAGCAGCGTCACAACGACGAAATCGTGATTCTGGTGTCCAGCCTGTATCGGATTGCGGAACTCGGCCTGCCGTTTGTCTTCACAAACGCACACGCCTATCCGGGTTGGACTGACTATTACAGCGACTTGGCGAATCTAGGCCAGATCGATTGGTCTATCCTTCAACGGCGCGACTTCAAGCGCGATCCTGATGACCCCCGCAAAATGGAGCGGTATCAGGCTGAAGCGCTGATCCACCATCACCTGCCGATTACGGGACTGCTGGGCATCATGTGCTACTCCGATGCGATGAAAGTACGCATTGAGCAAGACGTCGCCGCCAGGAGCCTGACGTTGCCTGTCCATGCACGTCCGACATGGTATTTCCAATGA
- a CDS encoding DedA family protein, which yields MDFNPIDLILHLDVYLDMLVTNYGTWIYAILFMVIFCETGLVVMPFLPGDSLLFIAGAVAAGGGMDPVLLGGLLMLAAILGDSTNYVIGRTAGEKLFSNPNSKIFRRDYLQQTHDFYDKHGGKTVTLARFLPIIRTFAPFVAGVAKMPYPRFFAFSVFGTVLWVGGLVTLGYFFGNVPFIKKNLSLLVVGIILLSLVPMIIGVVRSRLGGAGSKAASR from the coding sequence ATGGATTTCAACCCGATCGACCTGATCCTGCATCTCGACGTCTACCTCGACATGCTGGTGACCAACTACGGCACCTGGATCTACGCCATCCTGTTCATGGTGATCTTCTGCGAGACCGGCCTGGTGGTGATGCCTTTCTTGCCGGGCGACTCCCTGCTGTTCATCGCCGGCGCCGTGGCCGCGGGCGGCGGCATGGATCCGGTGCTGCTGGGCGGCCTGCTGATGCTGGCGGCGATCCTCGGCGACAGCACCAACTACGTGATCGGACGAACGGCGGGCGAAAAACTGTTCAGCAACCCGAACTCGAAAATCTTCCGCCGCGACTACCTGCAGCAGACCCACGACTTCTACGACAAGCACGGCGGCAAGACCGTGACCCTGGCGCGCTTCCTGCCGATCATCCGCACGTTTGCGCCGTTCGTCGCCGGCGTGGCGAAGATGCCTTACCCGCGCTTCTTCGCGTTCAGCGTGTTCGGCACCGTCCTGTGGGTCGGCGGCCTGGTGACCCTGGGCTACTTCTTCGGCAACGTGCCGTTCATCAAGAAGAACCTGTCGTTGCTGGTGGTCGGCATCATCCTGCTGTCGCTGGTGCCGATGATCATCGGCGTGGTGCGCAGCCGCCTCGGCGGCGCCGGCTCCAAAGCCGCTTCGCGCTGA
- a CDS encoding helix-turn-helix domain-containing protein yields MARISAILDTDGNLKKLGSAIRARRLSLDLSQEALADAAGVDRSHMGKIERGERNVTFLNILRIADAVHCKPSDLLRDACL; encoded by the coding sequence ATGGCAAGAATCTCCGCAATCCTCGACACTGATGGCAACCTCAAGAAGTTGGGCTCCGCGATCCGAGCTCGCCGATTGTCCCTTGACCTATCGCAAGAAGCTTTGGCTGATGCTGCGGGGGTAGATCGTTCTCACATGGGAAAAATTGAGAGGGGAGAGAGGAACGTTACTTTTCTCAACATTTTGCGGATCGCCGATGCGGTCCACTGCAAACCCTCAGATCTCCTCAGGGATGCGTGCCTGTGA